A window of the Hordeum vulgare subsp. vulgare chromosome 5H, MorexV3_pseudomolecules_assembly, whole genome shotgun sequence genome harbors these coding sequences:
- the LOC123451957 gene encoding aspartate--tRNA ligase 2, cytoplasmic, with translation MSSEPAPASASTEELEADLSAATISKKQLKKDARKAEKAGKASQRQQQQQPQAEEADPFAANYGDVPVEEIQSKVISGRTWTDIGDLDEAAAGRSVLIRGSAQTLRPVSKKMAFVVLRQSMSTVQCVLVASPDAGVSTQMVRFATSLSKESIVDVEGIVTLPKEPLKATTQQVEIQVRKVYCINRAIPTLPINLEDAARSEAEFDKAEQNGEKLVRVLQDTRLNYRAIDLRTPANQAIFRIQCHVENKFREFLFSENFIGIHSPKLIGGSSEGGASVFKLEYNGQPACLAQSPQLYKQMSICGGFGRVFEVGPVFRAEKSNTHRHLCEFIGLDAEMEIKEHYFEVCDIIDGLFVAIFKHLNENCQKELETINRQYPFEPLKYLEKTLKLTYEEGIKMLKEAGTEIEPMGDLNTEAEKKLGRLVKEKYGTEFFILYRYPLAVRPFYTMPCYDDPAYSNSFDVFIRGEEIISGAQRIHTPELLRKRAIECGIDASTIASYIESFSYGAPPHGGFGVGLERVVMLFCALNNIRKTSLFPRDPQRLAP, from the exons ATGTCGTCGGAGCCCGCGCCCGCCTCTGCCTCCACGGAGGAGCTCGAGGCTGACCTGTCCGCCGCGACCATCAGCAAGAAGCAGCTAAAGAAGGACGCGCGGAAGGCGGAGAAGGCCGGGAAGGCGTCGCAgcgccagcagcagcagcagccgcagGCGGAGGAGGCCGACCCCTTCGCGGCCAACTACGGCGATGTCCCCGTCGAGGAGATCCAGTCCAAGGTCATCTCCGGCAGGACCTGGACCGACATCGGCGACCTCGACGAGGCCGCCGCGGGCCGCTCCGTGCTCATCCGCGGCTCCGCGCAGACGCTGCGCCCCGTCAGCAAGAAGATGGCCTTCGTCGTGCTGCGCCAGAGCATGAGCACCGTGCAGTGCGTCCTCGTCGCCAGCCCCGACGCCGGCGTCAGCACGCAGATGGTGCGCTTCGCCACCTCCCTCAGCAAGGAGAGCATCGTCGATGTCGAGGGCATCGTCACCCTCCCCAAGGAGCCCCTCAAGGCCACAACACAGCAG GTTGAGATCCAGGTTAGGAAGGTCTACTGCATCAATAGGGCGATCCCCACACTTCCGATCAACCTTGAGGATGCGGCCCGTAGTGAAGCAGAATTCGACAAGGCTGAACAA AATGGAGAGAAGCTGGTACGAGTTCTTCAGGACACACGCTTGAACTATCGAGCTATCGATCTACGGACACCTGCGAATCAAGCAATCTTCCGCATCCAATGCCATGTTGAGAAC AAATTCAGAGAATTTTTGTTCTCGGAGAACTTTATCGGGATCCACAGTCCAAAGTTGATTGGTGGATCAAGTGAAGGTGGTGCATCTGTATTCAAGCTGGAGTACAATGGCCAGCCTGCTTGTTTAGCACAATCTCCCCAATTATACAAGCAGATGAGCATCTGTGGTGGCTTTGGCCGCGTGTTTGAGGTTGGTCCTGTATTTAGAGCAGAAAAGTCAAACACTCACAGGCATCTGTGTGAGTTTATTGGGTTGGATGCtgagatggagatcaaggagcactactTTGAG GTTTGTGATATCATAGATGGCTTATTTGTAGCAATATTCAAACACTTGAATGAAAATTGTCAGAAGGAACTTGAGACAATAAATAGGCAGTATCCATTTGAACCTCTGAAG TACCTAGAGAAAACCTTGAAGCTGACGTACGAGGAAGGGATTAAAATGCTGAAG GAAGCCGGAACTGAAATTGAGCCTATGGGTGACCTTAACACTGAAGCTGAGAAGAAACTTGGTCGGCTTGTTAAGGAGAA GTATGGCACAGAATTTTTCATCCTCTATCGATATCCTTTGGCTGTGCGCCCTTTCTACACCATGCCTTGCTACGATGATCCAGCTTACAGCAACTCTTTTGATGTCTTCATTCGAG GTGAGGAAATTATTTCTGGAGCGCAAAGAATACATACGCCTGAACTTCTGAGGAAACGTGCAATCGAGTGTGGAATTGATGCGAGTACTATTGCATCGTACATTGAATCATTCAG CTACGGTGCACCTCCTCATGGCGGTTTCGGGGTCGGGTTGGAGAGAGTGGTTATGCTGTTCTGCGCCCTCAACAACATCAGGAAGACATCGCTTTTCCCTCGCGACCCACAGAGGCTCGCGCCATAA